The sequence below is a genomic window from Zonotrichia leucophrys gambelii isolate GWCS_2022_RI chromosome 26, RI_Zleu_2.0, whole genome shotgun sequence.
GGACTCTTCAGACTGGGACTTGCACATGGGGCTGTAAATTGCCCTGGAATATTGAACTCTTCTACTAAAAACATCTTTTGTgcagctttttttcttaaatcgCTGTGTTAGTGGCAATAACAAATGAGAAATCATTTTCAGTTATGGAGCAGTCCTAATTGGATATAAGATCATGTATTTCAGGGATGGTATCATGGTACAACTGTATTTGGAATTCACAGATGCCACTCCtgtaaaggaattaaaaatactCTGTAGCATAAACCAAAGAATTTCACCCTTAGCTGTGATACGCTTTGCTATGTTGTCTTGTTATTTCTCTTATTTCAGTTGTGCTACTGCATATGTCCTCCTGGCTGAGGAAGAAGCAACAACTATTGTGGATgctgagaaatatttcaagcaGGCTCTGAAAGCAGGAGAAATGATTTACAAAAAATCTCAGAATTGCCattcccagagcccccagcatgAAGCACAGCTGAGTAAGGACTTTGAATCACATGAACTCCTGGGTTTGTGTGagcagaaatgtaaaaataaagttataaTCAGGAGAGGCGAAGATTGAAACTGATAGACTAattctttttgtctttgtaaTCAGGAAGAGATACCAATGTATTGGTGTATGTGAAAAGGAGACTAGCTATGTGTGCCAGGAAACTTGGCAGAATACGAGAAGCAGTAAAAATGATGAGAGATGtaagtaaaagtaaaaaaaactaACTGagttaaaaattgttttcaatcACATTGTTCTAATTGATGGGTTTAAGTTCATTTCTAGGCATCATAATTAATCTCATTGAATTATTTTCCCATGGGTTCGCACACGATTGAATGGGGCATTCTGTAACCTGGTGTTGTAGGAGATGTCCCCGTCCTTCTTCtatggcagggggctggaatgagatgagctttgaTTGTTTccgacccaaaccattctgtgattttatgaaatGATGCAGTTCTTTTCACACTGCTTCCATGCCAGTCTCTAACACTCTGAGACAAAAGGACGTGAAAAAGCCCTAGATTATTGTACTGATTTCTCTTAAGTATTTCAATTATTCAACTGTAATTCTACatgtaatttctttctctttactGATTTGCAGTTGATGAAAGAGTTTCCACTTCTCAGTATGCTGAATATCCATGAAAACCTCCTAGAGGCCCTTCTGGAGTTACAGGCTTATGCAGATGTCCAGGCAGTTTTAGCCAAGTATGATGGTAAGTGATGCCTGTTGGAAATGTATGTGTTTTTGAATAAGAGAATAAGTGAGATGGGCAGGGGATGTCTGTCCACAGGCAGGAGTGACCATGACCTCAGCAAGGTGAGCAGACTCCCTTCAGTAACAAATAGGTGCTTGTGGAGTGCAGGTCAAGTTCTCCTTTTGACTGCTGAGGTCAAATTTAGGCAAACTAAATTGCATATGAATtactttctgtgtttttaagttACTGCTAATCTGTAAAGAAATCCTTGCTTCAATTCaagtattattttaattaatctcTTCTACATCCCTGGATATGCCTAAATTCATCAGCCTTTTTCAGCCAGCACATAGCCCTGTAAGTAATTGATGTAAATAAGCTGGAAAAggtcattttcctttttgtcaTCTTCCAGGCTTGGCCTTGTGCTTCTGTAATACTGAGGTTGTTTGTCAGAGATTAGCAGTGTGCAaacatgctgctgctggagattaGTGGTGTGCATCAAATGGTGTTGCTTGCTTTCACTTTCTGTCTTGATTAGTAGGTTTCAGATATTGTGCAAGTCTAAATAGAAGTTAATAAAGTATATACTTATTTTTTATTGCCCTCAGTTTTGCCACCTGGATAGTGCTCGCTTCATGAGTGTACAAAAGGCTGCTGTCAAAGCAGGGCCTTAAATCACCTTTGGAATGGAGGGGACATAGCAGTATTTTATGACAGTTATTGTCAGAAGTTGTTGAGTTCTCTCTTATGCCAATTCTTTATCACCTCAGGGAATCAAAAGTATGATATTTTTGCCCAAATCCTGTGCCACTTGTACATGGCCAGCCTAGCACCCTGCTCCCATTCCTTGATCCTCTTCTGGGTGGATTCTTTTTAGTTTATGAAAACCATTTGCACTTTGCCCAGTGATTCTTTCTGTTAACACCAGGAATTGTGACACTTTCTTAAGAAAGCAgcattgctgatttttttctgagcatCTGGAAAAATGAGTACAAGCTTCAaactccctgcagcacccctgtGTTTGGCTTGACACAACAGCCAGGCTTGTAGTAAGTGATGGACAGGCCCAGGATGGGatttacaaaaaaaagcaagaacCATCTGACTATACACAACATGGTACTTGGGAATTAGACCCCAGACTTTGTCTGCTTTTAAAGTAAACTTGCACTGTGGAGTGCTAACCTTCTAATCTGTAATTGTCAGCTCAGACTTGGCTTCAGATATGCTACAAAGCTACAAGTAACAGAATTTTCCCCCATGGAACTGCAAGAGAACGGAAATCGCGTTTTTGTTAAAATTCATCTACCTGTCTGTCATGTAATTTTTTGCAGTCAGCTTCTGGTCAGTCTCTCAGTATTGTACAAAACTGTGTTAATGTACAGTTGCAAAATTAAGTAAAGATCAGAAGGTTGCTTTAGATCTTTGTGGGTTAATGCAGGAAGTACATTCTGTTCTTGAGTGTATTTATATGCATATTTCTCCTTGGATTCTGTTTCAGTGTGTTGGTTTAGAAACAAAAGGTGACTCTCACCTAAATACAACTTTGAGTTTTCAATCTGAGATTGACTGGTGACtgtcagaaaaaagaaattcaaagttTCTAATCACAGCTGAAATGTTCCAGATGTCAAATTCATTGTCTCCCATACCCAAGGAAAAATCTTTAACTCAAGGGATGTGGGTTTAAAATGTTTGTATTGCCTTGGAATCTTACagcttaattattttattttatcacaGATATCAGTCTTCCCAAATCAGCAGCAATATGttacacagcagctctgctaaAAGCCAGAGCTGTTTCAGAAAGGTAAGCAAGGACATGTGTGAAAACAATGGTTTGTTCCTGTATCTTGGGTTTGATGtaaaatatgaaggaaaatgGTCTCAATcctttatgttttaaaattacttttaatctGTAAAGAAATCTTTGCTttgattatttaaattatttagtcTTTAggattatttaaattttttagtcttttttaaATGCCTCGTTATGCCTAAAACTACTTTTAAGCATCCATGATGTTAGTACAGGGAAGGATGTTTTTCACAAGCCTGTGTGTTGGCCAAGTGCTTTTGTGTAAATtctattttcagtgttttgcttGGGATTTGTGTTTTGGATATTTGTGGTAGTTGATGCTGGCATTTCACTGTGGTCTGATCCCAGCCCCACCTCCCTGTAGGTGATGCTGGAACAGGGAGCTGAAAGTCAGGATCAGCATGAATTTTCACGTGTCATATGTCATGGGTAGCAGTCAAGATACCTGACTTAACAGGAACATTTTTCTCCTAGAGGGGTTTGTTTATCTTTCTTGATAAATCAGCCAATTTTTAATGAACTCTTAAGCTTGCAGTGCAAATAAACACCTGGTtagcttttattatttattacttttgtTCAAGGTGGGTTTTTCCCTTCAGGTTCTCCCCAGAAACTGCCTCCAGGAGAGGACTTAGTACAGCAGAAATTAATGCTGTGGAAGCAATTCACAGAGCTGTGGAATTTAACCCTCATGTTCCAAAGGTAAGAGTATTTTATTTCCTACTGGACCACTTGTAATGTATTCTGAAAATTTCTGTATTATAATGTAACTTTATTATTGGAGCCTTTCTAGCCCCATATTTTCTTGAATTTGGTTATAACTCCCACTATGGAGTTGTTAAAAACATTagtatttatataataaatattttgtggccagatttttttttaaataatagttCAAACAGGGTTTTTTGCACAAAAATTTAAACTTCAAATTTCCTAACTCATTGGAAATTCCAATAATATGTATTCCTGAAGGCCCTTTACTCTCAATAAGGGTGaacattaataaatataaatgtagaTATTTAAAGTCataaaataatcacagaatggtttgtgttggaagggaccttaaagatatCTCATTCCAGGACCGTGCTTCCAAGTCCAGAAAGCCAAATTAAGTTCTCCAAACAATAATCACTCTAGTATTCCAAACCCTTTCATTCTGCTGGGCTTCCAACCATGGCTCCATGGTTATTGAGAGATCTGCAGACACTTATTTTCTTCATCCACGTGTAAACAAGATTAGGAGTCTGTATCACCACAGGCTGTAATTTAATGTCTGGGATCAAAACACAGATTGCACAGAACATTGGGTGAAAATAAAGTCTTGCATTGCTTTTGACTGTACCAGGGATGCTAGCAGTATGAACCTTGAAGCAGGAGGCTGGCTCAGTGCAGGGTCTAATCCTCTGCAAATGATGATGGAgccccagtggctgctgctggggaggctggAATGATCCGGCCGCTCCGTTCTGTCTGCCTGTCCAATCCAATAGAATGTGCACAGAGGAAGCTAATTGCTGGGAGAAATTGCTGCTTCTTTGCATGACTGATCAAGAGCGTAGCAAGTTCATTTCAGACAGTCTCAGACAGATTTTTCTTTAGCCTCTGCCTTTAGGGGCAGAAGATTATAATGCATTATCATTATCTAAAAGTTCTTTTGTTTTGGGTGTCCTCCATTTGCTTCTGGAGCCTCATATACCTTTTTAAAGAAGTCAGAGATCGTTTCAAACAGGCTGTTGTTAAAATATGATCTGTAGTTCTGCAGACACATGCAGAAACTGATTCCAGGTTTCAGTAACTTGATTTTCTCTTCTAATTGTACATCTATCCATTCTTCATGGATTTTTTATTACAACATTGCCTTGAGGCACCAATTGGTTACATGACAGAGCAGAATTTTACTGGTGCAGGCTGTTTAGAGCTCTGAAATGTTTATGGTCAGAGCAAACAAGTGAATAAGGGCAGAGAAGTGAAGCAGCTTGCCTAGTGGATcacagagggagaagaaaatctgATCTTTGAATTTCTACTCTGTTCTATCCCACTGACTAAAAAGGAGTGTGTAAAGCAGGAAATTCCTCTGTTCACACATTGGATGAAAGTGATTGTCTTTGTTCAGAACACTTTgcatgaggaaaataaattgtttctcTTTGTCCTGCTTTTACAAGATTTGGGCTTGTTTGGAAAGTTAGAACCAACTAGAAAAGTGGTCCTCTTAAGCCATTTCAAATTAGAAATCTGTAACTGCATTGTGGTACTTTATGAAACAGTCTTTTGCAGTCATCTTCTGAATATCTTAGAGATTTTTATTGTGTATAAAGACTTCAGACTTTCAGTTCAGTACTGAAACACCTTCAGTACTGACACCTTCCCTGATTTATGCATAAACATGGATGTGAAAACCTGCCAGACTGGAATTCTTCTGTTTATGTGGTAACATGGGCTCAGGGCGAGCCAAAGCCTGGAGCTGAGCATTGGTGTGTTGTGGCAATACTTTCAGTGGAGCTTCACCACCACTGCTGGGTTTATATTCCCAGTTAGCATAATGGAAAAGTGGGCACTGTGGAGAGCATGAGGATTGGGTCAGGGGTCAGATATTTGAGACCATTttcccacagcagtgctgtgtgagtGATCCTttactgtgttaaaaaaaaaaaatgaagaggatTAGAGAGGATTAGCAAGAATATTACCCTCTGGAGTGCAGGCCCAAGGCACTGAGAGAAGAACCTAGCCAGGCAGCAAATGTGCTTTATTTGGCTGGGGCACAACCCCTCCTACATTCCTTGAAGAGTCTGAATGGGAAAAGTTAAGTCCTCAAACTGGATTAGTAAATAATCTCATAGTTTATGGCATCTGCTGAAATAAATCGGTGAGTTAGCTGCATTCTTACACTTTGGGGGACGCTCCAAGGAATTGCCAGCTACGTTGATCAAAGATGTGGGTTAACTTTGGCTGTTATTGAATGAGACACTATATGGTAGGAGAGGACAGCTCACAGGTAAATACTAGAGCTGAAACTGTCATTTCATTCTTGTAAAAAGCAGtcatctgtttttaaaagctaAGTTCAAATGAATACCTGACTTTTTTAGTGTAACATGAGAAAATGTGATATATTAAAAAAGTGCATGTTCTGTGTTGCAAAGAAATAGGAAATGATTAATCTTTTTGTTCTTTGACCCCTCTGAGCATCCTATTTTCTGCTGATGGAGGAAGAGGGCTGAAATTGAAAAAATCTGAAGTCAAAGATACTTTGTGGTAGCCCAGTAAGGCCACATGAAAGATTTTCCTGGGTTTGGTTTATTATTCTTCTTTTGGTTAGCACGCTGACACTTTCAGGTTTGCTGTTCATACTTCAGAGCTAACAAGTCCTCAACCACCTACATTGAAACTTTCAGTGATGAAGTAATGAGCAAAGATactgctggtttggggttttttatcagCCTAAATTTGTCCCTCATTGGTGTAGCACCTGCAGCATTGTACTTAATGTTTGTCCCACAAGAATGTATTTTTGTCTTATTGAAGCTGTATggtttttcttgatttttttttttttttggtgtgtgtgaaAGCCTAATTTAAGAGTCACATACACAGGGAgtgtgctttgctgcttttcatttctcacttagtgcagcctggctgctgtgtgaCAGAAGCTGGCCCTGGCCCCTTGTGCGCCCAGTTACGCCTAAAATGATCAATTATGTTTCACCAATCAAAGGTTTTGGACCATTCCATGTAAGCAGGTGTACTgtccatttttcctttcagtattTACTAGAAATGAAGAGCCTAGTGCTGCCTCCAGAGCACATTCTGAAGCGAGGGGACAGTGAGGCAGTAGCATATGCTTTTTTTCACCTCCAGCACTGGAAGAGGATAGAAGGGGCTCTCAATCTGCTGCACTGCACATGGG
It includes:
- the ST7L gene encoding suppressor of tumorigenicity 7 protein-like isoform X6; the protein is MPECKVWRNPLNLFRGAEYSRYMWVTGKEPLTYYDMNLSAQDHQTFFTCDTDALRPSDTVMQKAWRERNPQARIKAAYQALELNNDCATAYVLLAEEEATTIVDAEKYFKQALKAGEMIYKKSQNCHSQSPQHEAQLRRDTNVLVYVKRRLAMCARKLGRIREAVKMMRDLMKEFPLLSMLNIHENLLEALLELQAYADVQAVLAKYDDISLPKSAAICYTAALLKARAVSERFSPETASRRGLSTAEINAVEAIHRAVEFNPHVPKYLLEMKSLVLPPEHILKRGDSEAVAYAFFHLQHWKRIEGALNLLHCTWEGTFRMIPYPLEKGHLFYPYPSCTETADRELLPTFHEVSVYPQKELPFFIHFTAGLCSFSAMLALLTHQFPELMVIFAKAVLRLLWPVSAPSVLASS